In Hwangdonia lutea, a single window of DNA contains:
- a CDS encoding c-type cytochrome produces the protein MIQVIYRKLTTNSLRLGFVVLLAFTTALTAQEGDPAKGKSLFNSNCAACHTLDKKMTGPALRHIEQRLADDEGLDREWLYTWIKNSAGMVKSGDAYANKIYDEYNGAAMTAFPQLSNEDIDHILAYTAEEKKAPVVAETAAAEGGAGGETGGVSNEIILGALTILFMLLAAGLFVVNKTLRRFAAAQNIDFEEDSKRKPLWKAFVQNQFLMLVVSIFFLLASAYFVFGYLMQIGVDQGYEPVQPIHYSHKIHAGDNGIDCKYCHSSARTSKHSGIPSLNVCMNCHKSIYEVAPETQAEGKKIGVDYNAEIKKLYAAVGWDDEEQQYTGETQPVKWVRIHNLPDFVYFNHSQHVTVAGIECQTCHGPVEEMEVMYQHAPLTMGWCVDCHRTSNVNVKDNAYYTKIHEELSKKYGVDKLTPAQMGALECGKCHY, from the coding sequence ATGATACAGGTAATTTACCGTAAACTAACCACAAATAGTCTTCGTTTGGGGTTTGTTGTTTTACTAGCATTTACAACGGCTCTTACGGCTCAAGAAGGTGATCCTGCAAAAGGAAAATCGTTGTTTAATTCCAACTGTGCTGCTTGTCATACTTTAGACAAGAAAATGACAGGGCCTGCCCTAAGGCATATTGAGCAGCGTTTGGCAGACGATGAAGGCCTCGATAGAGAATGGCTGTACACGTGGATTAAAAACAGCGCCGGTATGGTTAAATCTGGCGATGCTTATGCGAACAAGATTTACGACGAGTACAATGGCGCAGCAATGACTGCCTTTCCTCAACTTTCAAACGAAGATATAGATCACATCTTAGCGTATACTGCCGAAGAAAAGAAAGCTCCGGTTGTAGCTGAAACTGCAGCTGCAGAGGGTGGTGCCGGTGGAGAAACCGGAGGTGTTTCAAACGAGATTATTTTAGGGGCGTTAACCATTTTGTTTATGCTATTGGCTGCAGGTTTATTTGTGGTTAATAAAACATTGCGCAGATTTGCCGCCGCCCAAAATATCGATTTTGAAGAAGATTCAAAAAGAAAGCCTTTGTGGAAAGCCTTTGTGCAAAATCAATTTTTAATGCTGGTAGTGTCTATATTCTTTTTGTTGGCCAGTGCGTATTTTGTATTTGGCTATTTAATGCAAATTGGTGTAGATCAGGGTTACGAGCCTGTGCAGCCTATTCATTACTCGCACAAAATACACGCAGGCGATAATGGTATAGACTGTAAATACTGTCACTCATCAGCGAGAACTTCGAAACATTCTGGAATTCCATCTTTAAATGTTTGTATGAATTGCCACAAATCAATTTATGAAGTAGCTCCTGAAACTCAGGCCGAGGGTAAAAAAATAGGCGTAGATTATAATGCCGAAATTAAAAAGCTTTATGCCGCAGTAGGTTGGGATGATGAAGAGCAGCAGTACACGGGAGAAACCCAACCAGTTAAATGGGTGCGTATACATAACTTACCAGATTTTGTATATTTCAATCATTCACAACACGTAACGGTTGCGGGAATCGAGTGTCAAACTTGTCACGGTCCTGTTGAAGAGATGGAAGTGATGTATCAGCATGCGCCATTAACCATGGGCTGGTGTGTTGATTGCCATAGAACATCGAATGTAAACGTAAAAGACAATGCTTACTATACTAAAATTCATGAAGAATTATCGAAAAAATATGGTGTAGATAAGTTGACGCCTGCTCAAATGGGAGCATTGGAGTGTGGTAAATGTCATTATTAA
- a CDS encoding TAT-variant-translocated molybdopterin oxidoreductase, protein MSSNKKYWKSVEELNENSSIVETLKQNEFVSEIPTDEFLGDKKTLEETSTTRRDFLKYVGFSTAAASLAACEGPVVKSIPYVVQPTEIIPGVANYYATTIADGFDFASVLVKTREGRPIKIENNALATTHGSANARVNASVLGLYDSLRMQGPVQGDSYIDWSDMDSGVLAGLEAAKASGKDTVLLTQTFASPSTSKLISEFQEKYGNVRHVVYDAVSESAALDAYQAKYGERGLANYDLSKAMTIVSVGADFLGDWQGGGFDSGYSKNRIPANGKMSRHIQFESNMSLSGANADKRVALTPSQQKTALAKLYSQVVGGSVSTNELPAHIEDAISKAAAQLKKAGSNGVVVTGIQDVNAQTVVLEINEALNSKAFDAKTPIKTRQGNDKAVAKLVADMNAGRIGALIMSGVNPMYTLPNASAFAEGLNNVDLSVTFSMKADETSTLTDYIAAAPHYLESWGDVELKKGHYALTQPTIRPLFDTRQFQEALLKWTGNDLSYHDYIKEAWGTTILGGSSFNKALHDGVYVGTIATETEDTTETAESDEDVLETPSGNAARALAASVKPDSTFELTLYTKVGMGDGQQANNPWLQEFPDPLTRTSWDNYLTISKVDADALGFVNTHDATGGLNGSYANITANGTTVKVPVMIQPGQAKGSVGLAFGYGKTLGLKEEMQTGVNAYALYHDFNKVQSVTIEAAAGEHEFASVQLHNTLMGRGDIIKETTLEIFNTKDKKHWNAVPVVSLNHVETPVTSPEVDLWDEFDRSIGHHFNLSIDLNACTGCGACVIACHAENNVPVVGKEEIRRSRDMHWLRIDRYYSSEDSFTEDINKKENISGLGSSLSEFGEMEHAAENPQVVFQPVMCQHCNHAPCETVCPVAATSHGRQGQNHMAYNRCVGTRYCANNCPYKVRRFNWFLYAGNDEFDYHMNDDLGRMVLNPDVVVRSRGVMEKCSMCIQMTQKTILDAKRDGREIKDGEFQTACSAACSSGAMVFGDINDKDSKVAKLKEDNRMYHLLEYVGTKPNVQYQTKVRNTTEA, encoded by the coding sequence ATGTCATCAAACAAGAAATACTGGAAAAGTGTTGAAGAGCTAAACGAAAATAGCTCTATTGTTGAGACGCTAAAACAAAACGAATTTGTAAGTGAGATTCCTACGGATGAATTTTTAGGTGATAAAAAAACATTGGAGGAAACATCAACAACACGTCGCGATTTCTTAAAATATGTTGGTTTTAGTACAGCAGCAGCATCGCTTGCCGCTTGTGAAGGCCCTGTAGTTAAATCTATACCTTACGTAGTTCAGCCAACTGAAATTATTCCGGGTGTTGCAAATTATTACGCAACAACCATTGCCGATGGTTTTGATTTTGCAAGTGTTTTGGTGAAAACGCGCGAAGGTCGTCCTATTAAAATTGAAAACAATGCTTTGGCAACTACGCACGGTAGTGCAAATGCTAGAGTTAACGCTTCGGTTTTAGGGTTGTATGATAGCTTAAGAATGCAAGGTCCCGTTCAAGGCGATAGCTATATCGATTGGAGCGATATGGACAGTGGCGTTTTAGCAGGCTTGGAAGCCGCTAAGGCCTCTGGAAAAGACACCGTGCTGTTAACGCAAACTTTTGCTAGTCCTTCTACAAGTAAGTTGATTTCAGAATTTCAAGAAAAGTATGGTAACGTACGTCACGTCGTTTACGATGCCGTTTCAGAATCTGCTGCATTAGATGCATACCAAGCTAAATATGGTGAACGCGGATTGGCTAACTACGACTTGTCTAAAGCGATGACTATCGTTTCTGTTGGCGCGGATTTCTTAGGCGATTGGCAAGGTGGTGGTTTTGATTCGGGATATTCTAAAAACAGAATTCCAGCTAACGGTAAAATGTCGCGTCATATTCAGTTTGAATCCAATATGTCTTTATCCGGCGCAAATGCCGATAAACGCGTGGCCTTAACACCAAGTCAACAAAAAACAGCATTAGCCAAATTATACAGTCAAGTTGTAGGCGGATCGGTTTCAACAAACGAATTACCTGCGCATATTGAAGATGCTATTAGTAAAGCAGCAGCACAACTTAAAAAGGCAGGGAGCAACGGCGTTGTGGTTACGGGCATTCAAGATGTAAACGCACAAACAGTAGTTTTAGAAATTAATGAAGCTTTAAACAGTAAAGCTTTTGATGCTAAAACACCTATAAAAACGAGACAAGGTAACGATAAAGCAGTCGCTAAATTAGTTGCCGATATGAATGCGGGAAGAATTGGAGCGCTTATCATGAGTGGTGTTAACCCCATGTATACACTTCCAAATGCATCAGCGTTTGCTGAGGGTTTAAATAATGTTGATTTGTCTGTAACCTTTTCCATGAAAGCAGATGAAACATCAACCCTAACTGATTACATTGCGGCAGCACCGCATTATTTAGAATCTTGGGGCGATGTGGAACTAAAAAAAGGACATTATGCGTTAACGCAACCAACAATCCGTCCTTTGTTTGATACCAGACAATTTCAAGAGGCGTTATTAAAGTGGACAGGAAACGATCTGTCTTACCACGATTATATAAAAGAGGCATGGGGAACCACTATTTTAGGTGGAAGTTCTTTCAATAAAGCCTTGCACGATGGAGTTTATGTTGGGACTATTGCAACAGAAACCGAAGATACCACTGAAACTGCAGAATCCGATGAAGATGTTTTAGAAACACCTTCAGGAAATGCAGCAAGAGCTCTAGCAGCTTCTGTAAAACCTGATTCTACTTTCGAATTAACATTATATACCAAAGTAGGTATGGGTGATGGGCAACAAGCCAACAACCCGTGGTTACAAGAGTTCCCTGATCCTTTAACAAGAACTTCATGGGACAACTACTTAACCATTTCTAAAGTAGATGCTGATGCGCTAGGTTTCGTTAATACGCATGATGCCACTGGTGGATTAAACGGAAGCTATGCCAATATTACGGCAAATGGGACCACCGTTAAAGTACCTGTAATGATTCAGCCGGGGCAAGCAAAAGGCTCTGTAGGATTAGCATTTGGTTACGGAAAAACCTTAGGCTTAAAAGAAGAGATGCAAACGGGTGTTAACGCATACGCATTGTATCACGATTTTAATAAAGTACAGTCGGTTACTATTGAGGCTGCTGCTGGCGAGCACGAATTTGCTTCGGTTCAGTTACATAATACCTTAATGGGGCGTGGCGATATTATAAAAGAAACCACTTTAGAAATTTTCAATACGAAAGACAAGAAACATTGGAATGCTGTTCCTGTGGTATCGCTTAATCACGTTGAAACCCCGGTAACATCTCCTGAGGTAGATTTATGGGATGAATTTGATCGCTCTATTGGGCACCATTTCAACTTATCAATCGATTTAAATGCCTGTACAGGTTGTGGTGCTTGTGTGATTGCTTGTCACGCAGAAAACAATGTGCCTGTTGTAGGGAAAGAAGAAATACGCCGTAGCCGTGATATGCACTGGTTACGTATCGATAGATATTATTCTTCTGAAGATTCATTTACAGAAGACATCAATAAAAAAGAAAACATTTCTGGTTTAGGAAGTTCGCTTAGCGAGTTTGGAGAAATGGAACATGCAGCTGAAAATCCGCAAGTGGTATTTCAACCTGTAATGTGCCAGCACTGTAACCACGCACCTTGCGAAACGGTTTGCCCTGTGGCAGCAACATCGCATGGTCGCCAAGGTCAGAACCATATGGCTTATAACCGTTGTGTAGGTACCAGATATTGTGCAAACAACTGTCCTTACAAAGTACGTCGTTTTAACTGGTTCTTATACGCTGGGAATGATGAGTTTGATTACCACATGAATGACGATTTAGGTCGCATGGTATTAAATCCAGATGTTGTGGTGCGCTCTCGTGGGGTTATGGAAAAATGTTCTATGTGTATTCAAATGACACAGAAAACCATTTTAGATGCCAAACGCGATGGACGAGAAATTAAAGATGGTGAATTCCAAACAGCTTGTTCTGCAGCTTGTAGCAGTGGCGCTATGGTATTTGGAGATATCAACGATAAAGACAGTAAAGTTGCAAAACTTAAAGAAGATAACCGTATGTATCACTTGTTAGAGTACGTAGGTACAAAGCCTAATGTGCAGTATCAAACAAAAGTGAGAAATACAACCGAAGCATAA
- the nrfD gene encoding NrfD/PsrC family molybdoenzyme membrane anchor subunit — MASHYEAPIRRPLVTGEKSYHDVTVDVAKPVEGKANKQWWIVFGISLAAFLWGIGCIIYTISTGIGTWGLNKTVGWAWDITNFVWWVGIGHAGTLISAVLLLFRQKWRMAINRSAEAMTIFSVVQAGLFPIIHMGRPWLGYWVLPIPNQFGSLWVNFNSPLLWDVFAISTYLSVSLVFWWTGLLPDFAMIRDRAVKPFQKKIYSLLSFGWSGRAKDWQRFEEVSLVLAGLATPLVLSVHTIVSFDFATSIVPGWHTTIFPPYFVAGAVFSGFAMVNTLLIVMRKVCDLEDYITVQHIELMNIVIMITGSIVGVAYITELFIAWYSGVEYEQYAFLNRATGPYWWAYWAMMTCNVFSPQFMWFKKLRTSIMFSFIISIVVNIGMWFERFVIIVTSLHRDYLPSSWTMFSPTFVDIGIFIGTIGFFFVLFLLYSRTFPVIAQAEVKTILKSSGERYKNIRERGDSLVGTGADKRTSNFKIPEATAASEPTQDKSEKLDNLLESVGKFDPALQTPDDLKVINGIGPKMEGVLNSIGIYTYAQVSKMTKREYDLLDEITGSFPGRAERDDWSGQAKKLIN, encoded by the coding sequence ATGGCGTCTCATTACGAAGCACCTATTAGAAGACCTTTAGTTACAGGCGAAAAATCATACCACGATGTTACGGTGGATGTGGCTAAACCGGTAGAGGGAAAAGCAAACAAACAATGGTGGATAGTTTTTGGTATTTCACTTGCTGCCTTTCTTTGGGGAATTGGATGTATCATTTATACAATATCAACCGGTATTGGTACCTGGGGTTTAAATAAAACCGTAGGTTGGGCCTGGGATATTACTAACTTTGTTTGGTGGGTAGGTATTGGTCACGCAGGAACGCTTATTTCTGCTGTATTATTGTTATTCCGTCAAAAATGGAGAATGGCCATTAACCGTTCGGCAGAGGCCATGACTATATTCTCTGTAGTTCAAGCGGGTTTATTTCCAATTATCCACATGGGTCGCCCATGGTTAGGCTATTGGGTATTGCCCATTCCAAATCAATTTGGCTCGTTATGGGTTAACTTTAACTCGCCATTACTTTGGGATGTATTTGCAATTTCAACATATTTATCGGTGTCATTGGTGTTCTGGTGGACTGGATTGTTGCCCGACTTTGCCATGATTCGAGATAGAGCTGTAAAGCCATTTCAAAAGAAAATATATTCATTATTAAGTTTCGGATGGTCTGGTAGAGCAAAAGACTGGCAACGTTTTGAAGAAGTATCTTTGGTACTTGCAGGTTTAGCAACACCCTTAGTACTTTCGGTACATACTATTGTATCGTTTGACTTTGCCACCTCTATAGTTCCAGGTTGGCATACCACGATATTTCCACCGTATTTCGTTGCGGGTGCTGTATTCTCTGGTTTTGCCATGGTAAACACACTGCTTATTGTTATGAGAAAAGTGTGTGATTTGGAAGACTATATTACCGTACAACACATCGAATTAATGAACATCGTTATCATGATTACGGGGTCAATAGTTGGTGTAGCTTATATTACAGAATTGTTTATTGCCTGGTATTCGGGTGTAGAATACGAGCAGTACGCCTTCTTAAACAGAGCAACCGGACCTTACTGGTGGGCCTATTGGGCGATGATGACCTGTAACGTGTTCTCGCCACAGTTTATGTGGTTCAAAAAATTAAGAACCAGCATTATGTTCTCTTTTATTATCTCTATTGTGGTGAATATCGGGATGTGGTTTGAGCGTTTCGTAATTATTGTAACCTCCTTACACCGTGATTACTTACCATCGTCATGGACCATGTTCTCACCAACCTTTGTGGATATAGGGATTTTTATAGGAACCATCGGATTTTTCTTTGTATTGTTTTTATTGTACTCAAGAACATTCCCGGTTATCGCTCAAGCGGAAGTAAAAACCATTTTAAAATCATCTGGTGAGCGCTATAAGAATATTAGGGAAAGAGGCGACAGCTTAGTTGGTACGGGAGCAGATAAAAGAACATCTAACTTTAAAATTCCTGAGGCAACGGCAGCTTCTGAACCCACTCAAGATAAGTCTGAAAAATTAGATAATCTTTTGGAAAGTGTAGGTAAATTTGACCCAGCTTTACAAACACCAGACGACTTAAAAGTGATCAACGGAATTGGGCCTAAAATGGAAGGTGTACTTAACAGCATTGGTATTTATACCTATGCCCAGGTTAGTAAAATGACAAAAAGAGAATACGACTTGTTAGATGAAATCACAGGATCTTTCCCAGGAAGAGCAGAGCGTGATGATTGGTCCGGACAAGCAAAAAAACTAATAAACTAG
- a CDS encoding DUF3341 domain-containing protein, protein MEASKVIHAIYIDDDVLMSAVKKVKAERYHIEEIYTPFPVHGLDKAMGLAPTRIAITAFIYGLIGLTVAILMMNFIMIEDWPQNIGGKPSFSYLENMPAFIPIMFEMTVFFSAHLMVITFYLRSRMWPFKQAENPDPRTTDDHFLMEIPVHGNETELENLLKETGAVEINIIDKEDAH, encoded by the coding sequence ATGGAAGCTTCAAAAGTTATTCACGCTATTTATATCGATGATGATGTATTAATGTCGGCCGTTAAAAAGGTTAAGGCAGAACGCTATCACATCGAAGAGATATATACACCGTTTCCGGTTCACGGACTAGATAAGGCTATGGGATTAGCACCCACGCGTATTGCCATAACAGCATTTATTTACGGGCTTATTGGTTTAACCGTGGCTATTTTAATGATGAATTTTATCATGATTGAAGATTGGCCCCAAAACATAGGCGGTAAACCAAGCTTTAGTTACTTGGAAAATATGCCGGCATTTATTCCTATTATGTTTGAGATGACCGTATTCTTTTCAGCGCACTTAATGGTTATAACGTTTTATTTACGCAGTAGAATGTGGCCTTTTAAGCAAGCTGAAAATCCAGATCCTAGAACAACCGACGACCATTTTTTAATGGAAATTCCAGTTCATGGAAATGAAACTGAATTAGAAAATCTACTCAAGGAAACTGGCGCAGTCGAGATTAATATTATTGATAAAGAAGATGCACATTAA
- a CDS encoding c-type cytochrome: protein MKNLKHIGLVAVLLLSVTSCFNKSEPNYQFMPNMYESEGYETYGEAAFPDGMAAQLPADGSVARGHIPFDIENSTEGYELAKATLMSPIDSMHVDLDRGKELYDIYCGICHGNKGDGQGNLVKREKILGIPSFDDAGRAINQGSIYHTIYYGKNAMGSYANQLKEEERWQVVSYVLKLKGDLEK from the coding sequence ATGAAGAACTTAAAACATATAGGTCTTGTAGCAGTATTGTTATTATCGGTAACATCTTGCTTTAACAAAAGTGAGCCTAACTATCAGTTTATGCCAAATATGTATGAGTCTGAAGGTTATGAAACTTATGGCGAAGCCGCATTTCCAGATGGTATGGCAGCCCAATTACCCGCTGACGGATCGGTAGCTAGGGGGCACATTCCTTTCGATATTGAAAATTCAACCGAAGGTTACGAGCTGGCTAAAGCCACATTAATGAGTCCTATTGACTCGATGCATGTAGATTTAGATAGAGGCAAAGAACTTTACGACATATATTGTGGTATTTGCCATGGTAATAAAGGCGACGGACAAGGTAATTTAGTAAAACGCGAAAAGATTCTAGGTATTCCTAGTTTTGATGATGCCGGACGAGCCATAAACCAAGGTAGCATTTACCACACCATTTACTATGGTAAAAATGCCATGGGCTCTTATGCCAATCAATTGAAAGAAGAAGAACGCTGGCAAGTGGTGTCATACGTGTTGAAGTTAAAAGGAGATTTAGAAAAGTAA
- a CDS encoding quinol:cytochrome C oxidoreductase, with protein sequence MYTFSNKLKTFSIILMVLGLLGVGYGFMTSHKSFEEVEHLLTEESHGGGHGEEASHNATASTDAHADKADAHTEHVKHVQHQIANRPWSALYVAAFFFMMIALGVLAFYAIQIASQAGWSPVLFRVMEGITAYLLPGALIVLLLAVASGTIGHYNLFVWMDPGVVEHDKLIQNKSGWLNLTGFIIRGLIYIGGWSFYRYISRKYSIAQDTADDNRNFKKGFRWAAGFLVFFIYTESMMSWDWIMSLDPHWFSTLFGWYVFASMFVSGITVIALISIYLKSRGFLDFVNENHLHDVAKYMFAFSIFWTYLWFSQFMLIWYANIPEEVTYFVSRFQDYQLPFLGMVALNFVFPILMLMNADYKRVPWFVVMTGIVVLFGHYLDVFVMVMPATVGDRWFIGIPEISSVLLFAGLFIFVVFTALTKAPLLVQRYPFKKESEEFHY encoded by the coding sequence ATGTACACATTTTCAAATAAATTAAAGACATTTTCTATCATTCTAATGGTTTTAGGGTTGTTAGGTGTAGGCTATGGTTTTATGACATCTCATAAATCTTTTGAAGAAGTTGAGCACTTGCTTACAGAAGAATCACACGGTGGCGGACATGGAGAAGAAGCATCACACAATGCAACGGCATCAACCGATGCCCATGCAGATAAAGCAGACGCTCATACAGAACATGTAAAACACGTACAACATCAAATTGCGAATCGGCCGTGGTCAGCATTATATGTAGCGGCATTTTTCTTTATGATGATTGCTTTAGGTGTGCTCGCGTTTTATGCCATTCAAATTGCTTCGCAAGCTGGTTGGTCGCCCGTACTGTTTAGGGTTATGGAAGGCATTACGGCTTACCTTTTACCCGGTGCTTTAATTGTACTTTTATTAGCGGTAGCATCCGGAACTATTGGGCATTACAACTTATTTGTTTGGATGGATCCAGGGGTTGTGGAACACGATAAACTAATTCAAAACAAATCAGGTTGGTTAAACCTAACTGGGTTTATCATTCGTGGCTTAATATACATAGGTGGTTGGAGCTTTTACCGATATATTTCTAGAAAATATTCGATTGCACAAGATACCGCAGATGATAACAGAAACTTTAAAAAAGGCTTCCGTTGGGCAGCAGGATTTTTGGTATTCTTTATTTATACCGAATCTATGATGTCTTGGGATTGGATTATGAGCTTAGACCCACATTGGTTCTCAACATTATTTGGTTGGTATGTATTTGCCAGTATGTTTGTTAGTGGTATTACGGTTATTGCCTTAATTTCAATTTATTTAAAATCCAGAGGTTTCTTGGATTTTGTAAACGAAAACCACTTGCACGATGTCGCTAAATACATGTTTGCATTTAGTATTTTCTGGACCTATTTATGGTTCTCGCAATTCATGTTAATCTGGTATGCAAACATTCCGGAAGAGGTAACTTATTTTGTGTCGCGTTTCCAAGATTATCAATTACCATTCTTAGGCATGGTGGCACTTAACTTTGTATTTCCAATTTTAATGTTAATGAATGCCGATTATAAACGTGTACCATGGTTTGTGGTTATGACAGGGATCGTAGTTCTATTTGGGCATTACTTGGATGTGTTTGTAATGGTTATGCCAGCAACTGTAGGCGATAGATGGTTTATTGGCATCCCAGAGATCAGTTCAGTATTACTTTTTGCAGGGTTGTTTATATTTGTAGTTTTTACAGCTTTAACAAAAGCGCCATTACTAGTACAAAGATATCCTTTCAAAAAGGAAAGCGAAGAATTTCATTATTAA
- a CDS encoding cytochrome c oxidase subunit II produces the protein MTALLTIIVLVFILIAIWQMVKIFDLAQAKIENTQIATDKDNTVNAYLMMAFLAFIYVITIISFVYWGDLPLMSNSASEHGPTIDNLMIISMVVIFIVQTITQFLLHYFAFKYKGEKGKKALFFADNNKLEAIWTIIPVIVLAGLIIYGLNTWIHIMGVEETEDTLVVELYAQQFNWKARYGGADNTLGKANVRLIDIDRANILGVDESDPNAQDDIITTELHLPVGRPVIFKMRSQDVLHSAYMPHFRAQMNCVPGMITQFGFTPTVTTAEMRQRSQIVKKVKNINEIRVENSKPLLAKGEEPLEPYEFDYLLICNKICGKSHYNMQMKIIVETQEEFDAWLSEQKEFKNSLIN, from the coding sequence ATGACTGCTTTATTAACAATTATAGTTTTAGTATTTATTTTAATTGCCATTTGGCAAATGGTGAAAATTTTCGATTTGGCGCAGGCTAAAATTGAGAATACTCAGATTGCTACCGATAAAGACAATACCGTAAATGCATATTTAATGATGGCCTTTTTAGCCTTCATTTATGTTATTACCATAATAAGCTTTGTGTATTGGGGCGATTTGCCATTAATGTCCAATTCAGCTTCAGAACACGGTCCAACCATTGATAATTTGATGATTATCTCCATGGTAGTCATTTTTATTGTGCAAACCATAACGCAGTTTCTATTACACTATTTTGCGTTTAAATACAAAGGTGAAAAGGGTAAAAAAGCCTTATTCTTTGCCGACAATAATAAGCTAGAAGCCATTTGGACCATAATTCCGGTAATTGTTTTGGCTGGTTTAATTATATACGGATTGAACACCTGGATTCATATTATGGGTGTTGAAGAGACCGAAGACACTTTAGTAGTGGAGTTATATGCGCAACAATTCAACTGGAAAGCGAGATACGGAGGCGCTGATAATACCTTAGGAAAAGCCAATGTTCGTTTAATAGATATTGACCGCGCAAATATTTTAGGTGTAGATGAATCTGACCCTAATGCACAAGACGATATCATTACAACCGAATTGCACTTGCCAGTAGGCAGACCGGTAATATTTAAAATGCGTTCGCAAGACGTATTACACTCGGCTTACATGCCACACTTTAGAGCACAAATGAACTGCGTTCCGGGAATGATTACCCAGTTTGGGTTTACTCCAACGGTAACTACTGCCGAAATGAGGCAAAGGTCACAGATTGTTAAAAAAGTAAAAAACATAAATGAAATTAGAGTTGAAAATAGCAAACCACTGTTAGCTAAAGGTGAAGAGCCTTTAGAACCTTACGAATTTGACTATTTACTGATATGTAACAAGATTTGTGGAAAATCGCACTACAATATGCAAATGAAGATTATTGTGGAAACACAAGAAGAATTTGATGCTTGGTTAAGCGAGCAAAAAGAATTTAAAAACTCTCTAATTAACTAA